The Streptomyces sp. NBC_00224 genome contains the following window.
GCCGCAGCAGCGCGCACTCCTCGCGGCCCTCGCACTCGCCCGGGGCCGTCCGGTCAGCACCTCCCGGCTCTCCGAACTCCTGTGGGAGGGCGACGCCCCGGACGGCGCGGTCAGCGCCCTGCGCACCCACGTCATGCATCTGCGGCGCATCCTGGAACCGGGGCGGCGCGCCACCTCCGGCTTCGAGCTCCTGCTCAGCGCGGGCGCCCGCAGCAACACCAGCTACACCCTTCAGGTGGCCGACGAACAGGTCGACGCCCTGCACTTCGTGCACCTGACCGACCAGGCCCGCAAGGCCGCGGCCGACGACGACGCCCGCGCCGCGGTCACCCTCCTCGACCGGGCGCTGGCCCTGTGGACCGGGCCCGCGCTCGAAGGCGTCAGCGACCGCAGCTTCGCGCTGGCCGAGGCCGACCGCCTCGAAGAGCTGCGTCTGGTGGCCCGGGAGGACCGTCTGGACGCGCTCGTCGAGCTGGGCCGCTTCGAGGAGTCGGTGCCGGAACTGACCACGCTGGTGGCCGAGTTCCCGCTGCGCGAGCGGCTGCGCTGCCAGCTCATGCTGGCGCTGTACCGCTCGGGTCGCCAGGCCGACGCGCTCGCCTCCTACCGCGACTACTACCAGCTCCTCGACGACGAGGTGGGCATCGAGCCGGGCCGCCCGCTCAAGGAGCTCCACCAGCGCGTCCTCGTGGGCGACCCCGGCCTCGCCGCCGAGCCCGTCCCCGAGCCCGCTCCCCCGCCGTCCGCGCTCCCGGTCCCCCGCCAACTGCCGCCCGACGTAGGGAGTTTCACGGGCCGGACCGGCTATCTGCGGGAGCTCGACGCGCTGCTTTCCCAGTACGCCACGGGCCCGGGACAGACGCTGGTGATCTCCTCGCTCTCCGGTATGGCGGGCGTCGGCAAGACCGCGCTCGCCGTGCACTGGATGCACCGGGCCGCCGACCGCTTCCCCGACGGGCAGCTCTACGCGAACCTGCGCGGCCACGCCGACGAGCCCCCGACCACGGCCGACGACGCCCTTGGCCAGCTCCTGCGGGCCCTCGGGGTCGGCGCCGGGCACCTGCCGGAGAACACCGACGAGAAGGCCGCCCTGTACCGCTCGCTGCTCGCGGGCAAGCGGATGCTGATCCTGCTCGACGACGCGGCCGGTCTCGAACAGGTGCGCCCGCTGCTGCCCGGCTCACCGACCTGCTTCGTCGTCGTCACCAGCCGCAACGACCTGCGGGGCCTGACCGCGTTCCACGACGCCCACCGGGTGAGCGTGGCCGTCTTCAACGACGAGGAGGCGCTCGCGCTGCTCGCCCGCGTCATCGGCGCCGACCGCGTACGCGGCGAGCCCGAGGCCGCCGCCGAAGCCGTCCGGCTGTGCGGCGGCCTGCCGCTGGCCGTACGGATCGTCGCGGCCCACCTCATCGGCGACCAGCACCTGCCCCTCGCGGAGGTCGTGCGCACCCTGCGCGGCGACGACCGCCTGGACGACCTCGCGCTCGACCAGGAGCAGCACACCGGCGTGCGCAGCGCCCTCGCCCTGTCCTACCGCTCCCTGCCCGCGCCGGAGCAGCAGCTGCTGCGGCTGCTCGCCCTCACCCCCGGCGCCGAGGTCTCCACCCCGGCCGTCGCCGCGCTGGCCGGGGCCCCGCTGAACGCCACGGCCCGGCTCCTCGACCAGCTGGTCTCCCGCAGCCTGCTGGAGACGCACCGGCCCGGCCGCTTCCATCTGCACGCCCTGGTCCGCCTGTTCGCCCGCGAACGAGCCCGTGCGGAGGACACCGCCGCCGTACGCGAGGAGGCCGTCGACCGGCTGCTGACCTGGTACCTGGGGACCGCCGAGCAAGCCGGCCATCTGCTCTACGGAACCTTCTACTCCTGGTACGCCGCCGCCCCGCCCGAGCCGGACGGCTCCCCCACCGCGCCCCTGACCTTCAGCGGCCCGCCCGCCGCGTCCTCCTGGCTGGAGGACGAGCGGGCCGCCCTGCTGGCCTGCGCACAGCACGCCCTGGGCCACGGGCCGCGCCCGTTCGCCTGGAAGTCCGCCCTGGCCACCCACGGCCATCTGATGGAACACGGCCAGCGCACCGACTGGCTGCGCGCCGCGGAGACCGGGCTGCGCGCCGCCGAGGCCGAGCACGACGACCACGCGCGCGCGGTGATGCACTGGAGCCTGTGTTACGTACTGTGGGAACTGGCCCGCCACGACGAGGCGCTGCGGCACAGCGCCCGCGCCGACTCCCTGTTCGCGCGGGCCGGGCTGCCCGTGGAGCGGGCCGGTGCCGTGCTCGGGCTCGCCGCCTCGCACCGCGAACTGGGCGCCCTCGACCAGGCCCTGCGCCACGCCGAGCACACCCTGGCCCTCTACCGCGACGGCGGGGAGCCCGCCGGGGAGGCGTGGGCGCTGTTCCTGCTCGGCTCCGTCCGCCTGGACCGGGGCCAACTGGACGCGGCGCGGCCGTACTTCACCGAGGCGCGGGAGCGTGCCGAGGCGTCGGGCGACGAGCACACCGTGATGCTGTCCCTGTGGGGGCTCGGCGCCCTCCACCACGCGCTGGGCGCCCTGGAGGAGGCACAGCGCCTGCTCACCCGGGCCCTGGCCGCCCACGGCAGACTGCTGTCCACGTACGCGGCGGAGGGCGCGCTCAACGCCCTCGCGGCGGTGTGCCGCGACAGCGGCGATCCCCGGCTCGCGCTCAAGTACGCGATGGACGCCCTCAGCATCACCCACCGCACGCACCGCCGTCTGGTCGAGCCAGACGCGCTCAACACCATCGGCACCGTGCTGCTGCACCTGGATGACGCGCCCGGCGCCCTGGACCACCACCACCGCGCCCTGGAGGCGGCCCGGGCGACGGGCTGTCTCCGGGCGGACGCGGCGGCCTGCGTGGGCCTGGCCGCCGCGCACCGGCACCTGGGCGAGAACCGCGAGGCCCTCGCGTACAGCCGGCGGGCGCTGAGCACCGCGGGGCAGGCCGGGCTCCGGCTCGTCGAGGCCGAGGCGCGGACCGAACTCGCCCGGGTGCACCTGGCGCTGGGCCACCGCACCAAGGCGGCGCAGGCCGTCGAGCGGTCCCTGCGTCTGCACCGGGCCGCCGGACACGAGCCCGGCCTCGCACGGGCTCTGGAGGTCGCCGCCGCCGTGCGGGGCGAGGGCGACGAGCTCAGCCGATCGCGCGTACCACCGCGGTGATCACCGCGGCCACCAGGACGACGAGCGGCACGGGCGCCTTGAGTCGCCACGCGACCAGGGCCCCCGCGAACCCGGCGAGCCGGGCGTCGAAGGTCATGCCGTGCGCGCCCGCCGAGCCCACGAGCTGGGTGACGACCAGGACGGCGAGCAGCGCGGGCGTCAGGTACTCCACGAACCGGGGGAACCAGCCGGGCAGTTCACGGTCGCCCATCAACAGCGAACCAGCGCCTTTGATGAGGAACGTGGTCACCACCAGGGCGCCGACGACGATCCACGGGTCGTTGCTCAACGGGCCCCCTTCACTGAGCGGGTCATCGGGGCTTCGCCGTCCATACGACGGCGATAAGACAGGCCACGGCGATGGCCGTGTCGGGGAGCCCGGCCGCGGTGAGGGCCGCGGCGCACACGGCCGCGGTGGCGGCGGCCGTCCGCTTGCGGGCGGTGCCCAGGTGGGGCGCGAGGAGAAGGAAGAACAGGACCGGCGAGACGGCGTCCAGACCGTAGTTGAGGACGTCCACCGCCTTGAAGGGTCCGATCGCCCCCAGCAGCGTGCCCAGGACCCAGCCGAGCCACAGCACCACGCCCGAGGAGAGCAGGCGTATCCGGTCGAAGCGTCCGTCCGCGTCGCTCGCGATGGCCCAGGACTCCTCGATGACCAGCTGGGACTCGACGGCGCGGCGGGCCCGGCCGCCGCGCAGCGCGGGCAGGATGGCGAAGCCCATCACCAGGTAGCGCAGGTTCAGCAGGGTGCCCGCGACGGCCGCGGCCGCCCAGCCGCCGCCGTTGACGATCACGGAGACGGCGGCGAACTGCGAGGAGCCCACGAAGACCAGGCCGGACATCGAGGTCGCGCCGAGCGCGCCGAAGCCCGCGCCCTTGGCGAGGACGCCGAAGGAGATGCCGAACGCGAAGATCGCCACGGTGAACGGCACCGCCGCTCTGGCGCCCGCGGCCCAGGCCTCGCGCCGCCCGGTGGGCGAGGCCGGACGGGTGGG
Protein-coding sequences here:
- a CDS encoding BTAD domain-containing putative transcriptional regulator, which translates into the protein MSRTSGPGAEPAPKESVRIRLLGPVSVEVRGRHIGLGPQQRALLAALALARGRPVSTSRLSELLWEGDAPDGAVSALRTHVMHLRRILEPGRRATSGFELLLSAGARSNTSYTLQVADEQVDALHFVHLTDQARKAAADDDARAAVTLLDRALALWTGPALEGVSDRSFALAEADRLEELRLVAREDRLDALVELGRFEESVPELTTLVAEFPLRERLRCQLMLALYRSGRQADALASYRDYYQLLDDEVGIEPGRPLKELHQRVLVGDPGLAAEPVPEPAPPPSALPVPRQLPPDVGSFTGRTGYLRELDALLSQYATGPGQTLVISSLSGMAGVGKTALAVHWMHRAADRFPDGQLYANLRGHADEPPTTADDALGQLLRALGVGAGHLPENTDEKAALYRSLLAGKRMLILLDDAAGLEQVRPLLPGSPTCFVVVTSRNDLRGLTAFHDAHRVSVAVFNDEEALALLARVIGADRVRGEPEAAAEAVRLCGGLPLAVRIVAAHLIGDQHLPLAEVVRTLRGDDRLDDLALDQEQHTGVRSALALSYRSLPAPEQQLLRLLALTPGAEVSTPAVAALAGAPLNATARLLDQLVSRSLLETHRPGRFHLHALVRLFARERARAEDTAAVREEAVDRLLTWYLGTAEQAGHLLYGTFYSWYAAAPPEPDGSPTAPLTFSGPPAASSWLEDERAALLACAQHALGHGPRPFAWKSALATHGHLMEHGQRTDWLRAAETGLRAAEAEHDDHARAVMHWSLCYVLWELARHDEALRHSARADSLFARAGLPVERAGAVLGLAASHRELGALDQALRHAEHTLALYRDGGEPAGEAWALFLLGSVRLDRGQLDAARPYFTEARERAEASGDEHTVMLSLWGLGALHHALGALEEAQRLLTRALAAHGRLLSTYAAEGALNALAAVCRDSGDPRLALKYAMDALSITHRTHRRLVEPDALNTIGTVLLHLDDAPGALDHHHRALEAARATGCLRADAAACVGLAAAHRHLGENREALAYSRRALSTAGQAGLRLVEAEARTELARVHLALGHRTKAAQAVERSLRLHRAAGHEPGLARALEVAAAVRGEGDELSRSRVPPR
- a CDS encoding AzlD domain-containing protein, with the translated sequence MSNDPWIVVGALVVTTFLIKGAGSLLMGDRELPGWFPRFVEYLTPALLAVLVVTQLVGSAGAHGMTFDARLAGFAGALVAWRLKAPVPLVVLVAAVITAVVRAIG
- a CDS encoding AzlC family ABC transporter permease gives rise to the protein MTGTESEPTRPASPTGRREAWAAGARAAVPFTVAIFAFGISFGVLAKGAGFGALGATSMSGLVFVGSSQFAAVSVIVNGGGWAAAAVAGTLLNLRYLVMGFAILPALRGGRARRAVESQLVIEESWAIASDADGRFDRIRLLSSGVVLWLGWVLGTLLGAIGPFKAVDVLNYGLDAVSPVLFFLLLAPHLGTARKRTAAATAAVCAAALTAAGLPDTAIAVACLIAVVWTAKPR